The genomic DNA GTTGTTGTACATGGATTCTTGTGAAGGACAGAAATGTCATACCTTCAGTGAGGTTGACCAACTTGTGGAACATGTAGAATCTTATTCTCACAATATGATTCTAAATGCCTCAGACATACATTTTTTGGACGCAACATCGTCTACATCCTTGTTGAATGAAGCCAAGAGACTCGGTATGCTTACCGAGTCAACACATAAGGCAATCATTTCTTTGCAAGATGACGAAACAGAAAGATTCGTGTCTAAGACTGCTAAAGTGCCTGTATTTGAATCAGAAACAGAAGCTTTAATCGCCGTATCCACTTCTTTGGCGAATCCACTTCAAACTAATCAAATTGGTTACTACATGAACAGATTTTTGCTTGAATGGAAAGTGACAAAGATTTTTCCAATTAATGCATATTCTTTGGAGAATGATGGTCAAGGACAAGGTTTGGGGGAGACAGTCCATCAATACTATTGCAAGTGTTGTCTAGTTAGGCCTGATATGGAACTTGAAGTTCGCAACATGATAGATATTGATTGGTTGTATCTTGCTGACTTATGCAAGTGCCACGATGTGAAAGATTTTTTAAATAAACGACTACTAGATATGGGAATGTGCAAGGAAACAGAGTCGGTGGATACATGTTCAGAATATGTGCGATCATCAGCAGAAAGAGCGCTTTTGTCACTGAAATCTATCCCCGTTGCTGCAAGAAGAGGCCTGCCCGTACTAGTTCATCCTCAAGGACTACTACTCAGCATTCCGGTATGCCGAATCCtgatattattataatttatttcaCGTAAAGAGATGCATGCTATGTTTGTATTCCTTGTATCCTTGTAGTTTTGGTATAGTACTAACTTCAAGAATTTACATCTATTTTTGTGCGTTTTTAATTTGTTTATGTAGATATGCTTTCTGGTTTTATCTGTGTGTGAATATACATAAAGCTGATGTCattttgggaattttttttaGACGATTATTTTAGATAGGACAAAAATAGTCGTCTTTTAAATTAATCAATATTATCCTCTATTTGACAAGTGCTCTTTATTTAAAGAAGATAATAATTTGCTTGTGAAAATTTATCAACTTAAATATTGAAATTTCTTCTCCACATGTGATATCCATAGAAATTAAGTCACACAGAATCATATTTCATTCTATCTATATTACTTGTAAATGGCATATGGTTATATATGTGTACACAAATAGGAAAACTATATAGTACATATTTAGGTCCAAATATTCTCTGTCTAATAAGACGTTACATATGTATCTCTGTTGATATGCCTTGAAAATCAGATGTGGTTGTAGATGTTTAGACATTAAGGAAGAACAGATATATTACATTGGTTATCTGTCCAAATATTCTCTGCCCCTACTCCCCAGTAGTAATACCTTATTGATGATTTCAACTATTAAACTAATACAGGAATCAAATCTAATATCCTCTTTTATATTGTTTTTTAATTTGTGTGTATTATGATGTTCACGTCCATTGGTATGCTTTCTCGATTCTTTTGGCTACTGATATCCACATTTCTTCTCGAATACTCTATATAGATATGAATGTATaataattattatacatattctCAAATATCATTTTGACCAGTTATATTTCATTTGTTTTCTAGAGCGTCGACTTTAAGCACTGTCCCAGCTTGGAGGTATCTGCGATATGGAAACCTAGAACCCCTCTTGAAGGAGGTCGATGTTCTTATATATAATCTTTGCTAAGTGGGCTGTAGTGATCATTTAATCTTCCGTGACTGAAATATTATATCGAGATTTTTGCTAAATTTTGTAATAGATAGTTCTTTGCCTGCACACTGTATTTCTATACAAGTACATTGTATATTTCAAGTTTTCAGCAAGGTGTAGCAGTTTAATCTTACAATTTCACTGATGTAATATGAAGCTGACAAGGTAGAATTTCTTGTCTATGCCTATATGTACCTATGTGACATTTAGCAGATGTAGCCATGGCCAATCTTAGCATCTTTTGAGGGTCGAACTATGGATAGCAAATAGAAAAGGATACCAAGTGGAACTATGGATAGCAATTAGCAGTCCCtatatgtgataaaatttagATGAAAACATTAATGTTCTATTTTTGATTCCGCTACAAATTATTTGTGATTATATTCTTAGCAATAACCAAATACATGCAACATATATCTTTGATACCGATAACTTTTGTTACTTGCCTTAACATGTTCAACTTAGGGTCAGCTGACACAACTGTCTTCAGTATTTCTGTTAAAATTGTGAAGAGAGGGTTGAGTGAAATGTTTAGAATATTCCGGGAATCGGTAGAACTTGCCTTTATTTGATGTTGCAGGGTGTTGATCATTCAAGTTGGACGACCACGATCATGGATGCCGACAAATTAGAGTGGCGAGGATGCTCTATTGTTGCAGAAAAAGGCATGGTCTAGGTCATCAACAATTGGTGGCTTGTAGGCCAATATAGGGAAATTTCGTAATATATATCAATTATCTCAAAACACAACAAAGCACATCGCTTGTAATTTATGTAAATCTAGAGTTTGCATGTGCCTGCACGGGCTAAGAACCTAGATGTCATTTTGTCTAATAAGTGTCTACTTTAACCATGTTATTCCGAAAGTTTTAGAGGATCTTTTGTAATGGTACTCAGCTGAGTTATATGCTACGTAAATACGGTAGACATGTCCAAATCTGGTCTTGATTCTGATATCCAAGCTTCAGGTGTTGTAAAAGGTAATGTGCATGTTGGGGAACCAGAAAGGCTGAAGATATCCCTACATTTACTTCTATCACTCTCTTTTTTCATATACAAATACATATAGGGTTAAATCTCAATATGGTCACTGAACTGAAAGGCACATATCAGAAAACACACTCAAGCTACCGGCGTCTCACTTGCACCACTGTAGTTGCAAGTAATGATAGGCCCGTTAGTCTTCGTTGTTGACTTGACGGGAGAATTGACGTGGCATGCATCTGTTTGACAGCGTGTATGTAACagttcttttttttttttgacgTGGCTGACTGCAACGGCTACTTCTTTTACAGCTGAGTCagtatatatataacaattaggGTTCTTGATTGTTGAATGAACCCAAATACAAATTCTATTCATTTCACTTCAATTCGGATTATATAGCTATTGCTGATATGTCAACCAATAGAAGCCCCATGGGTAGAAGCACCGGAAGTTCCTCCTCTCTGCAGTCGGTGAAGAAGGAAGAAGATAAATTGTGTTTTTGTGGGATACAAGCTAGAATTTGTGTTTCTTGGACTTTAAAAAATCCTGGAAGGCGATTCTATATTTGTCACATAGCTAAGGTAATAATTTGTTTGCATTGAACActtgataatttttttttaaattgtgGTGGTTTGTAATTATAGGAAGGGCTAAGATGTCATTATTTTCAATGGTTTGAAGAGGATTTCTGTCCAAGAGCTTTGGAAGTGATTACTCACTTAAATCACATGAGGATTTATTTGGAGGAGAAATTGAAGCTTGTTGAAGATGATTTATCCGTGAGTGTTGAAAAAAAGAAGCTTTTGAAGGAAGAAAGAAAGGTGCTGATTGATGATAGAATTATGTTGGAGGCTGAGAAGCAAAAAATGAAAAGACAATTGAAGATTTGTATATTGGTAGCTGTGTTGGTGGTTGCATTTGTGATGAACATGTAGTAGTTGGTTTATGGCAGTAAATGTGTATGTGTAATGGTGGTTAGGAGTAATTGTTTTGATCAGAATGTGTTATATGTTTGACATATATGCAATGAATGAAAAGGTCATAAAGACCAAATTTTGCTACTTGTACTACTTTGCAATTTGTCATGacaattataataaattttgacaTATAACAGTTGAGAGTAACATGACAAAAATCTAAATAAATAGCATAAATTAGCCAATAAGTCTTGAATACCAAATCCAAAGAACACAGCCTTTGTCCCTACAGGACCTCTAAGCTTCTCACTGAACTGAGCATAGTCTTTACCACTAACCTCCCATTCATCTGAACCTTTACCTTTCACCAAAGGCGTCTTCTTTCTTGGAACTTTCTTAAAGAAAGCAAGGGGCTCATCATCAGCCAGCCGAACTCCTTCTGTTCCACCTTTAGCCACTGCCTTGGCCTTCTTCTGTTTCATCCTAAATGTTGAAATTGTTTCCTCAATTAAATCATCAATGCCTTGACACTTCTCTGCATCCTCCCTTTCCTGGTGATCAGCTTCATCATTTGTATAATCCTGCTCAAACAATCTCCATACATCTTCTTCACCTATCTCACTTTCATCACTgtcatctttttcttcctcctgCATAGGCAACTTCTTCTTGAAATAAGTGGAAGCATTAGAAACATTACACTTGAAATAAAAACAGTGAAGTAAAGAAATTGAAGAGTAAGGTAAGTAACATTACTTCTTCTTGAAGTTGGCACAAAGATGCCTTGTGCAGAGTCTGTGTTCAACAGATGGTAGGAGCTCATTCACAGCATTTTCTAATCCCTTCTGCTGATCACTTATTATTGTCAATCCAAAGCCATCTTTCAAGACTGTCTGCAATTCCTTCAAGTGCCATTTTTCTCAACCTAAGAATCTTTATCTTAGGAACTTGAATTTCCAATTCATTTTTTATAGTCTCAGCCATCTCCTTACAACTCCACTGAGGGTTCTTTCTAATCCTATCTCCAAACAAATCACACAAGTATCTAGTTATTACCATTTTGTTACTGTATGGTTTAGTGCACAAGTGTGAGTCAACAAGTGTTTTGATTGTGCATGCCTCACTTGAAAACACAAAATAACACATAAATATACACCTACATACATATAAAATCAAATGCACACATACATACATCTCAACACATACATGAGTTCATATATTGAACAACACGGACATACCTTTTACTGCAGAGATTGAAGATGTAGGTTGGTAATCCAACTCCTAAACGCCCTCAATCGACCAATTTTATGAATGATCTAACCCTCAAttaactgattttataattaggGTTTTTTTCCCCAATTCTCCACTCGCACCTAATTGCTCTCTGTTTGTTTTATGACAGTTTATATTTCTTTTTCCCTATTATAATTCCTCCTGCTTAGTTGGCGTACACGTAAACCGCCACCTGTTGCCATGTCACTCCATGTGTAACGTCTCCCGTCAAGTCAACAACGAAGACTAACGGGCCTATCATTACTTGCAACTACAGTGGTGCAAGTGAGACACCGGTAGCTTGAGTGTGTTTTCTGATATATGCCTTTCAGTTCAGTGACCATATTGAGATTTAACCCAATACATATATTACTCAACTCCAGATTTGAAGGACTATCATTTGAAGATATTGTGTTTTTAATCAACTGTCTTTTCATTTTGTTACATgagttaatttttatatttattttggttaaaatattttttaattgcAGTAACATGAAGTAGGTAGAGATGTATTTAACTAAAATAGTTATCTGTGTTTTTAATTAGAACATATTAAGTAAGGTTGAGGAGCGAGGGGTTAGGTTGGGTTAGGATGACATAAGGTTGGTTGAATTAGGCTACAATAGTTTGAACGCCTACTATTTGGATACTAGGGTTGATGAATAAGGAGTTTAACACTTGACTCATTTGGATGGAGGGTTATGAGTGGAGGTTggataatatatttttttatataaatcaaaataaaattagactTGTATCCAAAATTTTAaatctttttaaaaaaattaagatttttatttaatatttgagAAAAATTAACAAATAGTTACAATTGAAATATATCAATTTACGATTAAGATTATAACCGAAATGGATAAATTATATAAGTAAATTTCAAAATCTAAATTCATGCAAAATTAAAATCACTactatatttaataaatttttattattttgttaagttgattcaaattaatatttttgataaGAAAAGCCTATAAAATTTAGTGGTCAAATAAATTTATAGTTTTATATAAATTAcataatcaaataaaatattaattcaaattataGAGGAAAAGAATTTAATTTATATACATATGTGGTGTGAAAGTTGGGAGAGAGAAAGAGTGAGAAATGAGAGGAGAGGGCGCGGGAGAGAGGGAGAggggagagagagaaagagaagtgagagagagagagaggagagagacgGATTGAACTATCAACACCCCGATCCTGGGCGTTGGAAATCGTTAATTTTTATACGAGGAAATAACCCTCTTCAACCTCCTGTAGGACTCCCAAACCCAACACCTGCATTAAATTTTTTTCCCAAATTAGGTTTTATCAGCTCCAACCCAAATACAGCCTTGGGGTGGTAGCAAtacatttaaaataataatattcttaaataatattttttaaaataattagaccctcaatatatattaatatttatcaTTTGTTAATAGCAATTAATTGTACGTAGAATATATGTTAATATTCTATTGTAGGAACTAATTTAGAATTTAGAGGGTATGATCAAGACTAAACAATACATTGATAGCAAATGATCGTCACTGTTGATGAAATATATCTTGAATTTGTATAGCATTCCTACTTTTGGGAGCTCAACCTGTAACTTTACTTGTTTATCTACACCAACTAGACCTAATGTGTCCATAATATCCAAAATTGACGAAAGCAGGCCAATGCCATTCACACCTACTTGAAGGCGACCGCGGCCGTATCAGACATGAGACAGCAGGCCATCTGCTACGAGTTTGCTTCATATTTGCTTTTCAAGCAGCATTCTTTTTTATGTTtctgtatttatttatttttttgaaaacaCCGAGCTTTTAAAAGATGGCTGAAGATACGTTAGACTCTACCAGGGCAAAATGCAATTCTGAGTTTGGACCAACATTAAATTGTTTAACCCAGGCTATGCAGCAGAATAATCACCCGAACAATCACTAAATAGATTCTTTCCACTTTGTTCATTTTCCTCCGTAATGGGGATTCAAAGTACCATCACCAACAATAGCATCAACTAAGAAAATTATTATCGACAGCAGAGAATGATTAACACGGTAACATGATCACTCTAGTGTTGTCCAGAAACTTCTGTAAAGTTTATCAATAACAGGCACATGAAAGGATAAGTAAAAGTTGTGTTGTTTCTAGCTCTGAATCTATTTTTCGTGTGTTAAAAGAGCAAGCCAGCAGAAAATGTGATAGCAGGACCTCTTTGCACTGCATCAGCTAAAATATAAGCCAAGGAGTCCCCTCGGCTGGCTCAAAGAAAGCCTTCAATCATGTGGAAGGAAGCCTTCAATCATGTGGAAGGTATATCATTCGTTTCTCCTTTTAAATTTTGTTTGAACATCACCCATATACGGAGAAACATGGTACGCGTATTGGTGAAGGACCGAAAACACAACCATCTCAACACAAACCAAGACATTCTGGAGGCTAACATCAATATGCTTCACATCCAGCCAGAAATGATGAGATTTGATTACGCCAGTTAAAACAAGGGTTTTAAGCACTACCCCCTGCATATGGTGCAAGAATTGATTCATTTAGAGGTACAGTGAAAAAGAAGAATCAATACTACATAACCCACAAGAAAGAGAAAACATGGAATTAGAACTTAACAAGTGCAGAGGGAATTAATGTAATGGCAACTTGGACACATCTACACAACATTTACCAACTGCAGACCCATGAGGGAAGCAGCATCTACAAATTTCAATTATATGCTGAAGTCCAATGATTTCAATTGGATAAAATGTACTTCTGGTCACAAAGGTGACCACAAACTAACACTGCTGTCATTGTGCTAAATTTTAGTCGGTCAACAAACCTACAGACAACACATTATTCTAATCTAGTTAGAACGACGTGGTAACACTTCAGCAAATTTATTTTAGTACATCCGCACATAATCTCATGCGGCTGTTAAATAGAGCCGATTGGGAAAATTTGGCAGCACCGTATTCTTTTCCGATCATATTGGGCAAAAAAACCCAGTGAGCCTCTAATAATATGTGCATGTTACATATACTCTTTCAATCAAATTTGGAACAAATATATTGCACTCTAGCTTTAATAGAACAAAACAAAGAACCGGCTACTAAATCCTAAGATTTTCATGCTACAACCAGAAGTGGATTACATTTAGGGGGGTCACTTAAAAGGTTACCTTAAATAAAAAGAAggaatttgaaaaaaaaatcaggATCCGGATGGTGTAACATTGGAAGAAATTATAATTTAATGTGAAGATTAAAAAGGAAGAATCTGGAAACAGAATTAAGAGTATTGTGATGACTTAAATGATTGAAAATCTCTGGTTGAGTCACGACTGTTTGGCTTTGCCATTCAATGTAATTGTGTCACTAAATTCATAATTCATAGGTGTCAAACAAAAGATTGATAGATGTTACATCCCTATTCCCTAGGCATATATAGAAATGTAAGAGTAACTTGTTTCCCTCGGCTCAATAAAATAACAAAATATTGAAGTACTCAAAGAGCTCTATATTATTTATAACCGAGTTTTTGTGTTTTATCTTTGGTACAAACAAAAACCTGCCTTCATAACAGGCGGGGTAGCCTCAATGTGCCTACTCTCAGCACATCAGTCGCACACTTAGAGAGTGACTTCTAAAAGTTctctatttttttttgtaaaatgtGATATCAGGTTACAGGTACCTACAATTATGTATTTAATACAAAGGAGTCTTTGAGAAAGAAGAGGAGTCCATGCAACAGATTCCAAATCCTTAATTCATAGAATTTATATATTACCTGCCAAAAGCAAAAGAAAATAACTCCTATGATGCAGCCGAACTTTGCCAGTGGCTTATGAGGTTCCAGTTCCTTTGCAAATACATGGTAAAATTTTACCAAGGAGTACAGAGCTAATGACACTGACATGTTAAGAATAATGGTGAATATCCAGCTTGCCCAGCTAGGATACATATCTAGAATTCGTAATGTTATCATCGAAATCGAGCATATTGCGCGAGTAGTGCCAAATTGCCATGTCCAGTATTTGAGTAGCCTTAAAGTGCGCTGGTCCAGGCAAGTTATATGTGGCTACATTTGAAGAATAAGTTGTCAACAAGAAGAAATTATGAATTTACAAACAAGATTAACATGTCCCAAATCATAGACCTAATCCAATgaaatctatactatactataataaccggaatggggtataatttcGTATGCCCtttttggttggtttggttatccCCATTTATGACCGTCCGATCTTTTTAACCAAGTGCTCAGGACCGTTAGatttaaatactaaaaatatatatactactcaagctcccaggttcgaaccccgccaacaacaaatatttatattattatttatacattATTAAAGTTTTCAGGTTCGAACcccaccaacaacaaatatttatattattatttatacactacccaatattcaggttcgaatcccgccaacaacaaatatttatatttgttatttatatatatactaataAGTTGATGAtccaaaaaaatattataattttaaataatataaaaatattaatgaagacccgtgcatcgcacgggttgtTAGGCTAGTTCTAGTAATACACAAACATGGTTTCTTTCTCCCAAACCTTATGCGATTTGGCATAACATGAGGATTAGTGGCTATCTGAAGTTCAGAAAGCATCACTACAGTTGCACAGCAATGGTAAGTTACTATGTTGAATGGTGTCAAGTGAAAATAAAGTAGAGGATCTGATAATAAACTTTGGACAATTACAAGGAaaattaaagcaaggaaacagAGAGTCAGTTAGGAAAAGGGAGAGAAACACTTTTGACCAGAATTTTCTTTTACCATCCCCTAACTAGTATAATTTCACCTCTGCACCCTGCGCTGCCACCCCACACATTCATACAGGTGCAGTATAACAAAATGTTTCATGTGCGTGCACATCTGAGGCACTAAATCATTCAAACAAAGTTTTGTTATATCTAATATAAACCTTCTTGGCTAGTTCTTCAAACATGCAGAGATCTTTGGACCAGTACACAAGAATAAGTAACTTAAATGGAGACAATTGTTCACCTGAAAAAGTGTCATTGGAAATGAATGCTGAATTTCTCTTCCTTTCATTTCATCAGGTACCATGTCGTTGTTGATGGATATGTTTAAGTAACTATATATTAAATCCAAAAACTTCACAATCACCTGCAATATGGAAAACAAAAACAGAAGGACATGCAATAAGAACTAAAATTATGTTTAAAAGAAGAAAAGAGCAAGCACTGGAAATGGTAACGGGTACCTACCAAAGCCTCGTAACATTCCTTAATGGGGTCTAGAAGCATGAATAATGGTTTGCTTCCTTCAAGATCCAACATACTAACAAAAGATTTAATAGCATATATTGGAGCCATGAGGACAATAAAGAGTATCGCTCTTTGTTCCTTTGGATTCTTCCAATAAAAGAGATGTTGTGATAGAAGCTGGACAGTGAAGTGCATCGACAGGAATGCACAACCAGCACATGCCAGAACAGTAATCTCTCCACGATTCATTGTACTTATATCCATAGTGCATTCACAGCTTCTAAACCCACAGCTTAATCTGAAAATGATGCTATACAACTTCAGGAATATTTCAATCTGTCTCGACTAGAAGGGAAATATTTTCACAAATACTGATTTTCAGGACCTTCACCAC from Apium graveolens cultivar Ventura chromosome 5, ASM990537v1, whole genome shotgun sequence includes the following:
- the LOC141724393 gene encoding uncharacterized protein LOC141724393, translating into MDISTMNRGEITVLACAGCAFLSMHFTVQLLSQHLFYWKNPKEQRAILFIVLMAPIYAIKSFVSMLDLEGSKPLFMLLDPIKECYEALVIVKFLDLIYSYLNISINNDMVPDEMKGREIQHSFPMTLFQPHITCLDQRTLRLLKYWTWQFGTTRAICSISMITLRILDMYPSWASWIFTIILNMSVSLALYSLVKFYHVFAKELEPHKPLAKFGCIIGVIFFCFWQGVVLKTLVLTGVIKSHHFWLDVKHIDVSLQNVLVCVEMVVFSVLHQYAYHVSPYMGDVQTKFKRRNE